Part of the Triticum urartu cultivar G1812 chromosome 2, Tu2.1, whole genome shotgun sequence genome, gcctacgtggcctggagaggttgctagtgaccaaaacgccacagtggacatattttggtcataaacgtttgcgaccattccagaagaaaggtcgctatagtcagtttacgacgcccaacttttgaccttatgtttttggtcacaaaaaggtcataaatggaaatttgtgaccattcagtgaccaatagtggtggtcataagttgacatatttcttgtagtgaacccatcctctgaggactttgagcgaaaatcatcaagtgaggaaaaaccaaaaacccaaaacccaaacacctacaaaccccaagtgattgagcatcactaaagagattgatcctgcgttgatccgatgcttgttacctttgaagactgtgcttcttccagacggttaggcgtcatggtctagagcatccaagaggaattgtggatcgctaagtgaccgagtttgtgaaggtttggaagtcgcctgaagacttaccatgagtgattggacgaggtctgtgtgaccttagttcaaggagaatacggtgagactgggtgtcctgagctgcgtgttcaggactgggtgtccgggactttgtgtcctcgagtttaaatactcagccgctccaaccagatgtacaactgagacagcaattggaactggtctaccaaatcattatcttcaccaagcttactggttctattccctcaactctttcatttcctcataactgtgttgtgtgtttctTCATCTCTGTGTTTGAatactttgactgaagactttctcaatttcctcagttcaatttcttcagtctgtttgtcttcatccagtgttatcctgtgattacgcttcctgtactctgtgcctgtttcatttcatcatgatgactatgcttatattcttttatgtttacttttgagtacttattccgctgctagtagttcttcgctaaggaatttccgcaccggcaaattcctcagtgaagaatttcataaaaatcgcctattcacccccctctagtcgatataacgcactttcataaACTATGTTATATGAATACTTATCATATGTTTTATTTAATCAAATACAAATTATTTTACTAATTAGTGTTCAATGATAGAATTCGACTACACAGTTATGACCAAGCCATAAATTTTGGAGCAGGCAGTGGTAGAAAATGCATTTTACAAAAATAGAAACTTCCATGTAGGATATAATCACAACAAACAAGATCCATCTTCTATTCTGCAATAATCAGTCATACAAATAATATAAGCCTATTAAGGAAATATATAAAAATGGGTTTATACAACATAATTGTGCCATTGAAGTTAAATTCATTCTCCTACTTCTCATGTTACCCGCTAAGAACTACATTGCAAGCAAAAATCTAGAACTACATGAGTAAGCACTCACATGTCTATTATTAAATAAGAAGCAACCAATACTTATTATTATTGGTAGATTTATACTAATTAATATTTTGAGTACATGAAAAAGCAATTCACCTATATTTGGTAACTAAGCAATGCAGGAATATGGCCATTTGTAGCTTAGCAAAGTCGACACCAACACATAATCGTAGCCCGCCTCCAAAGGCCATGAACTCCTTTGAGGAGCCACCAGCTGGTTCAGTAGTATCCTGTGTACAAAGTTGTCACAAGTTTTAGAGAGAGAGTTGTTTTTATTACAATAAATACTCCCCCTTTGTTTGAAATTTTCCTAGAACTCTCCTTTTTAACGCTTTGTCAAGAAAAAAAATTTGGGATAAAAGAACCAAACATTATAACTAGCCATGTATTATGCAATATTTTAGTTCCTTGTCGAAACATTGTTTTTTATATTGTAATTCCTTCCTGAAAAATATTTCCAGTACCCTCCATGCCTAAAtatttttcttcaaaaaaaacaTTACTTAGTTTGAAGGCTACAGGTCATGAGCTGCTTTTTCTTTATTAGAAAGGTTTTGAGCTACTATTTTCTCATAATATATAGATTTCCAGCTATGTTGTGGATGCACATTAACTAAAAAAATTAAaatcacattaatatctattacACATTATGATAAAATATCATATACTTTAGAAAAGGTGTATATCATTCAACTAGATTGTGTTGCTTTATAATAAAAACATATGCACCAGTTTATTAGAATAACAAGGAATAGCCCTTCGAAATTGATAAATTTGACAAACCTTCCACCTCCAGGGATTGAACACACTAGGATCCTTGTAAACCGTAGGATCCAGATAAATGCTAGAAGGATTAACCATGATCTTTGATCCTTTTGGAAGAGTGTAACCTACACAAATCACGAGCATATATAGAGGACATATTAAGACATCATTAGTTAAAGTGTTATAGCTACAATATATAGTCTCTCTCCCCCAATTTCTGATTACAAGGAGGGTGCACACACTCCCTATACACGCACAAACATATATATCCTACTGTCCTACATGTCTCATGTCTTTGAACAATCTTCTCACCTTTAATATGAACTTCCTCTGTTGCTTTTCTAAACATTAAGGGAGCAATGTTAGCCAGCCTTAATGCTTCATGTATGACCTACAAATAATAACAAAGCTGATGAAATAAAACAACTTATACACGTGCTGATGTCACTAATTACACAATAAAATGGACAAGTTTACATCATGTGTGTATGGTTGATGTGATGAAAAAGAAAGGCTAAAGAGAGACAAACTATATACATGAGATGTAAATTTCATGGACTTGTATTCCTCCCATGTGATTTCAGAGTCAGGATCAATCCTTCTTTTCCGAATGTTGTTGTGCTCCTCCTAGAAAATATAAATCTAGCTTAATTAGTCATTTGTGTACATAAGTTACCTAATTTCATATATAACAGTTTTCTTGAATTGTGCCCGACTTAATTAATTGTCTATATATATGGACAAGAAGTCCTATTGGTATTATTAGATGTAGTTATATCCACATATATTTCACATGACCTAAGGAGTTTGTGACATAACTGGGTATCTAGTGGTAGATTGGTAGTAATAGGAATATACAATACCACTTAGTTGTGACTACTTTTTTGGTGGCATATGAGACAGAGGTATAACTACAACCAAGAGTAAGATGGATATTTCCTATATGGATAATCATGTATATCTGTTTAATAACTATGTACTGAAGTATAAACGCTAACTTAGTGTATTGTGTGTTAGAGAATGCACATATGTAGGTGTGTGTCTACTAGCGTGGTCGAAGAATTCTAGTGTGTATGTCAAAGGATTCAAGTTGCATGCTTGGTGGGTTCGTTCAAGCTGAAGACAATGTTTGTTCCTCTTCTTTGAAATGATTTTCATGAATCTCGAGATGATACTGATTGGTCTGAAATCCTAGAAGGTGTTGGCATTTTTTCTTTTTGGGAGAAGAGTGATGGATGCCTCAGTTAGCGTCCAAACATAAAGACCATTGCTATGAAAGGGCTGCAAGAGAGAAAGCAGTCGCGGGTGGATGATGTCCCAGAAGGCTTGGATTGAGCAGTGCATCACCCACCTCGCTcaaatttcttttcttttcttaaGACATCCTCGCTCAAATTTGTGAGCAACAAGGCCAGGCCACCTACGGCCTCTTCCCTTAGGGTGTGGCCAGCCTGCCCGTGCTTAATAACGGTAGCATCGTCGGATGTTCGGCCGTGCCGGATATGGGTACCTCCACACCATTGGTTCGACGTCCTCCCGAGGTTAGTCCCGCATCTCTAATAATATTTATATTTCATGAACATTTAAAACATGTCATGTAACATATTTTTAAACACATGACTATTTTTTCAATGACATGAACAATTTTTGTATGGCACAAACATTATTTACAAATACTCAAACGAAGTTGTACATTTACATGAGCATTTTAAAAATATGTCATGAACATATTTTTGAACATGTGAACATTTTCAGAGTATAAGTAAAATTTGTTTTCAAAGGTAGTATGAACAGTTTTTAAAATTAAGTGAAAAAATTATTACGTTCCATGAATTATTTTAATGCATGGTTAATTTTCTTGAACATTTAACTAAGCAAATTTTGAAATGATTTTTTTTCTGAGGGGATAAAGGGAAAAATAAAAGATAAAAAATGGCACTTCCCCGCAAATCTACAATACTTAAATAGTTGATCCCCCACTGCTTCtaattctctcaacatgcaagccaTCCACCTTATCAAGTGTGCCACGTCAGCATTCACTTACAATATTTTTCAACCCATGTAGTACTTCTAATTCTCTCAACATGCATGTCATCCACCTCACCAAGTGTGCCACATCAGCATCCACTAACAATATTTTCAGCTCATGCAAACCATATTTCATTATCATtaattctctcaacatgcaagcatccCACTCCACCATACTCTAATATATTTTTCAGCCCACGCAAACCATACCAATATGTTTATTTTTGTCACTGGCCATACGTAGATAATTATTTAATTTATTTACTTCCAAAAGGTTGTGAAATGCCTTGATTTACACATAATGCAAGTACGGAATATTTATATAATAAAATTAGTAGCTTTTTATTTAGATCTTTTCCTTCATATGTAAGTCATCTGTAATTAATCTTTATGTTTTTGCAGCAACGCGGTGGGGTAATTACCTAGTTTTAAAAAAAACTAATGACAGTTACTGGATTGCCCGCTACATACGATTGTTGGGGCGAGGCGAACGTCCGTCTCGCAGTAAGCGAGGCGTAGCTGATTGGGGCAGCGCTTTTTCTCGCGTCGGTGGTTCGCTCCCCTCGCTACTATTGGGCCGGCACAGTACTGGCCTCCGGTGTCTGTTCGTTCTTTATTCTCTTTTCCTTCTATATGTTCGTTCATTTTCCTCTTTTATTCTTTGGTTTGTATTTTCGAAATATtcgaaatatatatatatatacttaatTATTTAAGTTTTCTAAAAGTGTTCACTGTACATTCGAAAAATGTTAATAAAAATGTTTGTACCATTCAAAAACATGTTTCACACGAATTCAAAAAATTCTCAGcatatatttgaaaaatgtttaacATATATCCAAAAAAGTTCAAACATGTATTTTGTAAATGTTCATCATGCATTGAAAAATGTTCAGCCTGTATAAAAAATGTACAGCATGCGACGTGTATTTGAACAATGTTATTTTCTAAATGTTTCACATTTATTAGAAAATGTTCAGTGTATATTAAAAAACCACGTGTTGCAAAAATATGTTTTTTGACATTTTAAAACAAATATTAATACAATATAAAAAATGCTCATGtaattttgaaaaaaaacatACCATAGAATAAAATGTTCTCGGCATTTCAAAAAAAAGTGCATGTGTTTCAGAAATATGTTCATGTCATTGTTTGTAAAATGTTTATATAATATACCAAATGTTTcaggattttttttaaaagatTAGTTCATTCGCGGCCAAGGCACCCATGGTATGTGCCTGGCGGCTGTCCCGCGGCATGCGAAAAAACCACATGTTGCAAAATATGTTTTTTGACATTTTAAAACAAATATTAATATAATATAAAAAATGCTCATGtaattttgaaaaaaaacatAGCATAGAATAAAATGTTCTCGACATTTCAAAAAAAAGTGTTCATCTGTTTCAAAAATATGTTCATGTCATTGTTTGTAAAATGTTTATATTATATACCAAATGTTCAGGATTTTTCtttaaagaattagttcattcaCAATGATTGTGATATTTAACAATCTATTCATGCATTTAAAATATTATGCTCGTCCCATTCTAAAAAGTGCATACGGTGTAAAATAAAGTTGTAGGCCAAGACAAAAATCATGAGGGGGCCGGTCAAGGCACCTCATGCAGGGGTGCCTGGACTGGCTGTCCCGCGGCATGCAGAAGCACTAGTGGCCTTGGAAGGGTTTATTGTCAATATGTATCATGTGATTtagccagttcttttggcggcttaaaAAAATAAGCCGCCTCCTCCCAAGCTTTCCATAAGTCGTTCCTCTTATTGGGGCTTCTGAACTATTAATGGGATAACTAATATAGAAGCTTCAACAAATTTTAGGAGCGGCTTATTTTTTAAGCTGAGAGGCAGCTTATTTTTTGCCGACCAAGAACTGACTCTTAGTACATGAGGGGAGCGCCGCGTAGTCATgtcccggggatgtagccatgtTGGTGAACCTTGTTATCACTCAGTGTTGCCCTTGGAGTTTCTATGTATACAAATGTTGGATCTCGGTACCAACTCAGAAAGTGCAGGGTATTTATTTATTTAGGTGTACAAATTGGAGGGCCATGTAAAAACAATTAGTCTGTGCGAGCAGTTGTTGGATTGTAAACTAGGCATctgttttccttttctttctttctcaTGGCATGCTCCAAAGAACACATTGACATACTGCAAATTAATCATTGGAAAAGGTGGCATATTTCTTGCATTATTTACCAAGTAGAAAATGCTGCTGTACTTTTTTGGTGTATTGTTTACCCAATCGTTTTGACTTAATGATAAGCTCTCTTGGTCAATCAAAACCACACGTTGGCATTCTCTTTGGTGACATTCAACATGTTTACAAAGCCTTAGCTCACAACGAGTTGAATATACAGAGATAGCGAGGGCACTGTTGGAACTAAATAGGAGAACCTCAGTTCACTAGCATTGTTATCGCCGTCACCATTGCGACCACACTCACCGCTTACACTTGGGAGTATCCCAACGCTTCTACGGAAGAGCAAGCAGAAACCGCACATGCACTTTCACTATACAAGCTTTTGACAAATAATGGTTTGACCAATGTTTATACATTATTATTCTAATCCATAGCCACACATGGACATGATA contains:
- the LOC125538621 gene encoding cytochrome P450 87A3-like, whose protein sequence is MNEHIEGKENKERTDTGGQYCAGPIVARGANHRREKKRCPNQLRLAYCETDVRLAPTIEEHNNIRKRRIDPDSEITWEEYKSMKFTSHVIHEALRLANIAPLMFRKATEEVHIKGYTLPKGSKIMVNPSSIYLDPTVYKDPSVFNPWRWKDTTEPAGGSSKEFMAFGGGLRLCVGVDFAKLQMAIFLHCLVTKYR